A single Cellulomonas sp. SLBN-39 DNA region contains:
- a CDS encoding ABC transporter permease translates to MSTTDATTTVPAGTTGAPLPVAPAPGRAGPSVLARLLRVRPLVAVASVLAVALLWEAYKLLGPDDGWSVGETRLLPRTTDLAMPHTWEMVARLAEPVSGATGAEPLWLAVLRAGGLSLGVAAAGWGIGVLVGALLAVVMQRFGVVERAVLPLVILSQTVPLIALAPLVRSWGAQLELGTFEWQPWMSVAVIASYLAFFPVAVGMLRGLQSPDTIHVELLRAYGVGWGTTLVRLRLPASVPHLLPALRLAAANAVVGTIVAEVATGMPGGLGRMILEFANFAASDPPKPWAPIFGAVALGLLAAGLVALLGHGLRRYRRVEVAQ, encoded by the coding sequence ATGAGCACGACGGACGCCACGACCACCGTCCCGGCCGGCACCACCGGGGCGCCCCTCCCCGTCGCCCCGGCGCCCGGCCGGGCGGGTCCGTCGGTGCTCGCGCGCCTGCTGCGGGTCCGCCCGCTGGTGGCCGTGGCGTCCGTCCTGGCCGTCGCGCTGCTGTGGGAGGCGTACAAGCTCCTCGGCCCCGACGACGGCTGGTCGGTCGGCGAGACCCGCCTCCTGCCCCGCACCACGGACCTGGCGATGCCGCACACGTGGGAGATGGTCGCCCGGCTCGCCGAGCCCGTCTCGGGGGCGACGGGCGCCGAGCCGCTGTGGCTGGCCGTGCTCCGCGCCGGCGGGCTGTCGCTCGGCGTCGCGGCCGCCGGGTGGGGGATCGGCGTGCTGGTCGGTGCGCTGCTCGCGGTCGTCATGCAGCGGTTCGGGGTCGTCGAGCGGGCCGTGCTGCCGCTGGTGATCCTCTCCCAGACCGTCCCGCTCATCGCCCTGGCACCCCTGGTCCGCTCGTGGGGCGCGCAGCTCGAGCTCGGGACGTTCGAGTGGCAGCCGTGGATGTCGGTCGCGGTGATCGCCAGCTACCTGGCGTTCTTCCCCGTGGCCGTCGGGATGCTGCGCGGCCTGCAGTCGCCCGACACGATCCACGTCGAGCTGCTGCGCGCCTACGGCGTGGGCTGGGGCACGACCCTCGTGCGGCTGCGCCTGCCGGCGTCGGTGCCGCACCTGCTGCCCGCGCTGCGCCTGGCCGCCGCGAACGCGGTGGTCGGCACGATCGTCGCCGAGGTCGCCACGGGCATGCCCGGCGGCCTGGGCCGGATGATCCTCGAGTTCGCCAACTTCGCCGCCAGCGACCCGCCCAAGCCGTGGGCGCCGATCTTCGGCGCCGTCGCGCTCGGCCTGCTCGCGGCCGGCCTCGTGGCCCTGCTGGGCCACGGTCTTCGACGGTACCGACGTGTGGAGGTGGCGCAGTGA